A region from the Xiphias gladius isolate SHS-SW01 ecotype Sanya breed wild chromosome 20, ASM1685928v1, whole genome shotgun sequence genome encodes:
- the mlana gene encoding melanoma antigen recognized by T-cells 1 → MCLTVRKHSGSLMHCNRTDGMPRGDFNIYFASSRRGYVRAEEAVGIVLLVVILAALLILGCWYFKKRSGYKIIRNPRSGSPGYTGGQYSEAGPSADNKMALTDFGSFRPVVPNAPPAYEKISSGPLPPPYSP, encoded by the exons ATGTGTCTGACAGTGCGGAAACACTCAGGAAG CTTGATGCACTGTAATCGTACAGACGGAATGCCTCGTGGAGActtcaacatttattttgccaGCAGCAGACGAGGATATGTCAGAGCTGAGGA GGCAGTGGGCATAGTTCTGCTGGTGGTCATCCTGGCAGCTCTGCTCATCCTTGGCTGCTGGTACTTCAAGAAGAGGAGTGGTTACAAAATAATCAGG AATCCTAGATCGGGGTCACCAGGTTACACAGGAGGCCAGTACTCAGAGGCAGGACCTTCAGCAGATAACAAGATGGCTCTCACTGACTTCGGCAGCTTCCGACCTGTG GTTCCTAATGCTCCTCCAGCCTATGAAAAGATTTCCTCAGGGCCACTGCCTCCTCCCTATTCCCCCTGA